Proteins found in one Angustibacter sp. Root456 genomic segment:
- a CDS encoding helix-turn-helix domain-containing protein yields the protein MEWETALLRGSRLPLPVCAVLLAFATYADADGTSIRVSQSRVAEGLGATERTVRKWLGVGRDAGWIERTRESVGTGSADHYRLTIPEQTTGTSIPVPPEPTTGTLVPVLGADHRNERAEVPERTCTTTGTIVHDHRNDRSAYQPSCQRRVKTDPLASCESGPLSWC from the coding sequence GTGGAGTGGGAGACAGCCCTGCTCCGTGGCTCGCGTCTGCCGCTGCCTGTCTGTGCGGTGCTGCTCGCCTTCGCCACCTACGCCGATGCGGACGGGACGAGCATCCGAGTCTCTCAGTCGAGGGTGGCTGAGGGGCTCGGTGCCACCGAGCGCACCGTGAGGAAGTGGCTGGGTGTCGGCAGGGATGCTGGATGGATCGAGCGCACACGCGAGAGCGTCGGCACCGGCAGCGCGGACCACTACCGGCTGACCATTCCAGAGCAGACCACCGGAACGAGCATTCCGGTACCCCCAGAGCCGACCACCGGAACGCTCGTTCCGGTACTAGGGGCTGACCACCGGAACGAACGTGCAGAGGTACCGGAACGAACGTGCACGACCACCGGAACAATCGTGCACGACCACCGGAACGATCGTTCCGCCTACCAACCCAGTTGTCAACGACGGGTGAAAACGGACCCCCTGGCGTCGTGTGAAAGTGGACCCCTCTCGTGGTGT
- a CDS encoding DUF4192 domain-containing protein — translation MTTSPSASQPVLTVSGPGDLVSLVPYLLGFHPRRSLVVLSLRGPRLRCGLAARFDLPDGTTAAEEFATEVVPCVLRDEPSQVALLVYDDTPWQPRLRPGQVLVDAVEQRFAEDGVPVKEAVYVGRERFWSMTCRSARCCPEAGTPVSDVRSTQAAATLVLQGRAPLADRDDLVSRVAPRGPLTTAAVASVAERELARRAALEDGGVEGVRAWVSEVTGLFDAAVSRSRGDASLRLDADEAGLLVAGMLDIGLRDALCERCSAWLEGLPEGRGGSHPPRRPEHHEDDPVTRVLRELAVMSDGQLAVAPLTLLAAQYWGAGEGALANAAVERALSLDPDYRLAVLLAQLLRAAIPPAWVQTTRRFGAGERPSEEASASRMLRD, via the coding sequence ATGACCACCTCCCCCTCTGCCAGTCAGCCCGTCCTCACCGTGAGCGGCCCGGGTGACCTCGTCTCGCTCGTGCCCTATCTCCTCGGCTTTCATCCCCGGCGCAGCCTCGTCGTCCTGTCGTTGCGTGGTCCTCGACTGCGGTGCGGTCTGGCCGCCCGCTTCGACCTGCCGGACGGCACGACGGCGGCCGAGGAGTTCGCCACCGAGGTGGTGCCGTGCGTGCTGCGCGACGAGCCGAGCCAGGTGGCGCTGCTGGTCTACGACGACACGCCCTGGCAGCCGCGGCTGCGTCCCGGTCAGGTGCTGGTCGACGCGGTCGAGCAGCGGTTCGCCGAGGACGGCGTGCCGGTCAAGGAGGCGGTGTACGTCGGCCGGGAGCGCTTCTGGTCGATGACCTGCCGGTCGGCCAGGTGCTGCCCGGAGGCCGGGACGCCGGTGAGTGATGTGCGATCGACCCAGGCCGCGGCGACGCTCGTGCTGCAGGGCCGCGCGCCGCTCGCCGATCGCGACGACCTGGTCAGCCGGGTCGCGCCACGCGGCCCCCTCACCACGGCAGCGGTGGCGAGCGTCGCCGAGCGCGAGCTGGCCCGGCGCGCTGCGCTCGAGGACGGCGGGGTGGAGGGCGTGCGGGCGTGGGTGAGCGAGGTGACCGGCCTGTTCGATGCCGCGGTGAGCCGCAGCCGCGGTGACGCGAGCCTGCGTCTGGACGCCGACGAAGCGGGTCTGCTGGTCGCCGGGATGCTCGACATCGGGCTGCGCGACGCGCTCTGCGAACGCTGCTCAGCCTGGCTCGAGGGGCTGCCGGAGGGTCGCGGCGGGAGTCACCCTCCCCGCCGACCGGAGCACCACGAGGACGACCCGGTCACGAGGGTGCTGCGCGAGCTCGCCGTGATGTCCGACGGCCAGCTCGCGGTCGCACCGCTGACGTTGCTGGCCGCCCAGTACTGGGGCGCCGGCGAAGGCGCCCTCGCCAACGCCGCCGTGGAGCGGGCGCTCTCGCTCGACCCCGACTACCGCCTGGCGGTGCTCCTGGCGCAGTTGCTGCGAGCAGCGATCCCACCGGCCTGGGTCCAGACGACTCGGCGGTTCGGCGCGGGAGAGCGGCCGAGCGAGGAGGCCTCGGCGTCTCGGATGCTGAGAGACTGA
- a CDS encoding bifunctional o-acetylhomoserine/o-acetylserine sulfhydrylase — translation MSNGWSFETRQIHAGQAADPTTGARALPIYQTTSYVFKNSEHAANLFGLKEFGNIYTRLMNPTTDAVEQRIASLEGGVGALLVASGQSAETLALLNVAEAGDHVVASPSLYGGTYNLLHYTFPKLGIETTFVENPDDLDSWKAAIRPNTKVFFAETVSNPRSDVLDIEGVAAVAHEFGVPLVVDNTIATPYLIRPLEWGADVVIHSATKYLGGHGTSIAGVIVDGGRFDYAAYPDRFPNYNQPDPSYHGLVYARDLGVGSPLGANLAFILKARVQLLRDLGAAVSPFNAFLIAQGVETLSLRVERHVQNAQAVARWLEGRDEVESVAYAGLPNSPWYERGRKYAPQGVGAVLAFEIKGGAAAGQRFVEALELHSHVANIGDVRSLVIHPASTTHSQLSPDEQRASGVTPGLVRLAVGLEHIDDILADLEAGFRAAKEA, via the coding sequence ATGAGCAACGGTTGGTCCTTCGAGACCCGACAGATCCACGCCGGCCAGGCCGCGGACCCCACCACGGGGGCGCGGGCACTGCCGATCTACCAGACGACGTCCTACGTCTTCAAGAACAGCGAGCACGCCGCGAATCTGTTCGGGCTCAAGGAGTTCGGCAACATCTACACGCGGCTGATGAACCCCACGACCGACGCGGTGGAGCAGCGCATCGCCAGCCTCGAGGGTGGCGTCGGAGCCCTGCTGGTGGCCAGCGGACAGTCCGCCGAGACGCTCGCCCTGCTGAACGTCGCCGAGGCGGGCGACCACGTGGTGGCCAGCCCCAGCCTGTACGGCGGCACGTACAACCTCCTGCACTACACGTTCCCCAAGCTCGGCATCGAGACGACGTTCGTCGAGAACCCCGACGACCTCGACTCCTGGAAGGCTGCGATCCGGCCGAACACCAAGGTGTTCTTCGCCGAGACGGTGTCGAACCCGAGGTCCGACGTCCTCGACATCGAGGGGGTCGCCGCAGTGGCGCACGAGTTCGGTGTGCCACTCGTCGTCGACAACACGATCGCCACGCCCTACCTGATCCGGCCGCTGGAGTGGGGTGCCGACGTCGTCATCCACTCGGCCACCAAGTACCTCGGTGGCCACGGGACGTCGATCGCCGGCGTCATCGTCGACGGCGGCCGCTTCGACTACGCCGCGTACCCCGACCGGTTCCCCAACTACAACCAGCCCGACCCGAGCTACCACGGTCTGGTCTACGCCCGCGACCTCGGCGTGGGCAGCCCGCTGGGTGCGAACCTCGCCTTCATCCTCAAGGCCCGGGTGCAGTTGCTGCGCGACCTAGGTGCGGCGGTCTCGCCGTTCAACGCGTTCCTCATCGCGCAGGGCGTCGAGACGCTCAGCCTGCGGGTCGAACGGCACGTCCAGAACGCGCAGGCCGTGGCCCGCTGGCTCGAAGGACGCGACGAGGTCGAGAGCGTCGCGTACGCGGGCCTGCCGAACAGCCCCTGGTACGAGCGTGGACGCAAGTACGCCCCGCAGGGTGTCGGCGCCGTGCTCGCCTTCGAGATCAAGGGCGGCGCCGCGGCCGGTCAACGGTTCGTCGAGGCGCTCGAGCTGCACAGCCACGTCGCCAACATCGGCGACGTGCGCAGCCTGGTCATCCACCCGGCCTCGACGACGCACAGCCAGCTGTCGCCGGACGAGCAGCGCGCGAGCGGTGTCACGCCGGGTCTGGTGCGCCTGGCCGTGGGCCTGGAGCACATCGACGACATCCTGGCCGACCTCGAGGCGGGCTTTCGCGCAGCCAAGGAGGCCTGA
- a CDS encoding SufE family protein, with amino-acid sequence MVDELAPLPESFAELVRDFSEASSAERLQLLLELNDELPGLPERYAGRLDEMEQVHECQSPLFLAVEVDADDVVHVFFDAPREAPTTRGFAGILHEGLDGLTAAEVLAVPDDAPYRFGLAEAVSPLRMRGMVAMLSRIKRQVREQTAA; translated from the coding sequence GTGGTGGACGAGCTCGCCCCCCTGCCCGAGTCGTTCGCCGAGCTCGTGCGCGACTTCTCCGAGGCGTCGTCGGCCGAGCGGCTGCAGCTGCTGCTCGAGCTGAACGACGAGCTGCCCGGGCTGCCTGAGCGGTACGCCGGACGGCTCGATGAGATGGAGCAGGTGCACGAGTGCCAGTCCCCGCTCTTCCTCGCCGTGGAGGTCGACGCAGACGACGTCGTGCACGTCTTCTTCGACGCCCCGCGTGAGGCGCCGACCACCCGCGGGTTCGCCGGCATCCTGCACGAGGGTCTCGACGGCCTGACGGCGGCCGAGGTGCTGGCCGTGCCCGATGACGCGCCGTACCGCTTCGGCCTGGCCGAGGCGGTCAGCCCGCTGCGCATGCGCGGCATGGTCGCGATGCTGTCGCGCATCAAGCGTCAGGTGCGCGAGCAGACCGCGGCCTGA
- a CDS encoding recombinase family protein translates to MPRTTKPSASSASSSKRAVLYLRMSQDRTGEGAGLERQEEACRALALARGWEVVGVRQDTVSASTVKASQRPGWSQVLGLVEAGEVDVVLTWHLDRITRTMTDLEELILLAVDKGVGIATATGDIDLTTDSGRMVARILAAVARQEVERKAERQRLAAQQRAKAGRPQWSTRPFGYERDGSPREPEAAVVRKAYADVLDGRSLASVTADFNASGFTTTKAGQSRADGSTYSGEWDTPTVRHILLNPRNAGISAYRGEEVGPGSWEPLVPEQTYRAVVHVLTSPSRRKAGGFAADVNLLTGFATCGRCGAGVKAGWRGGRKGDDGAYLVYTCRRSGCVSHQADFVESLVLRRVVEALEEPSFWLRWLAPASEAGDPAALRAEEHGLHERLEALATDYADGLLSRSQMQAGTARLRERLEEVEREMGLLGRTDVLAGLRDTEYVWQELDAMPTDRLRAVVESVIESVRLLPRGRGRRKPSATQLDITLRATGSER, encoded by the coding sequence ATGCCCAGGACCACGAAGCCCAGCGCCAGCTCTGCCAGCTCCAGCAAGCGAGCTGTGCTCTACCTCCGCATGAGCCAGGACCGCACCGGCGAAGGTGCAGGGCTGGAGCGCCAGGAGGAAGCCTGCCGAGCTCTCGCGCTAGCTCGCGGCTGGGAAGTGGTGGGCGTCCGTCAGGACACCGTAAGCGCGTCCACTGTGAAGGCCAGCCAGCGGCCAGGCTGGAGCCAGGTGCTCGGGCTCGTGGAGGCTGGCGAGGTAGACGTGGTGCTCACCTGGCACCTAGACCGCATCACTCGCACGATGACGGACCTAGAGGAGCTGATCCTGCTTGCCGTGGACAAGGGCGTGGGCATCGCCACCGCCACGGGCGACATCGACCTGACCACGGACTCAGGCCGCATGGTCGCTCGCATCCTCGCCGCAGTCGCTCGCCAGGAGGTAGAGCGCAAGGCTGAGCGCCAGCGGCTCGCCGCTCAACAGCGAGCCAAGGCAGGCCGTCCCCAGTGGTCTACGAGGCCTTTCGGCTACGAGCGCGACGGCTCTCCCAGGGAGCCTGAGGCTGCCGTGGTGAGAAAGGCGTACGCCGATGTGCTCGACGGTCGCTCGCTCGCATCGGTGACAGCGGACTTCAACGCATCGGGCTTCACCACCACGAAGGCTGGACAGTCCCGAGCTGACGGCTCCACCTACTCCGGCGAGTGGGACACACCTACGGTGCGGCACATCTTGCTCAACCCCCGTAACGCTGGGATCAGCGCGTACCGGGGTGAGGAGGTAGGCCCTGGCTCGTGGGAGCCGCTCGTGCCAGAGCAGACGTACCGAGCCGTGGTGCACGTCCTCACCAGCCCTTCTCGCCGCAAGGCTGGAGGCTTCGCTGCCGACGTGAACCTACTGACGGGCTTCGCCACCTGTGGCCGTTGCGGTGCCGGGGTGAAGGCTGGCTGGCGCGGTGGGCGCAAGGGAGACGATGGCGCGTATCTCGTCTACACCTGCCGCCGCTCCGGCTGCGTCTCGCACCAGGCGGACTTCGTGGAGTCGCTCGTGCTGCGGCGAGTGGTGGAGGCTCTGGAGGAGCCGAGCTTCTGGCTGCGGTGGCTGGCGCCAGCGTCTGAGGCTGGCGACCCTGCGGCCCTGCGAGCTGAGGAGCACGGCCTGCACGAGCGGCTGGAGGCTCTCGCCACTGACTACGCGGACGGGCTGCTGTCTCGCTCGCAGATGCAGGCTGGCACCGCTCGGCTGCGCGAGCGGCTGGAGGAGGTCGAGCGCGAGATGGGTCTACTCGGACGTACCGACGTGCTGGCCGGGCTGCGAGATACCGAGTACGTCTGGCAGGAGCTTGACGCCATGCCGACAGATCGGTTGCGCGCGGTCGTCGAGTCGGTGATCGAGTCGGTTCGGCTACTTCCAAGAGGAAGGGGACGACGCAAGCCAAGTGCCACTCAGCTTGACATCACCCTCCGAGCGACTGGGAGCGAACGGTGA
- a CDS encoding NUDIX domain-containing protein, which yields PPQHVLRAAMWQAARYGLEGGLLDPTAARTVAADDVVDALVRHAEPGLERTGDADLVRQGLQRLRRDGNGAMRQRRAFTRAGWPGVLDVVRVDPHAALARPTTGDGNGWVQCACGGKHWGRHGAAGLLARRPGDRGPQVLLQLRAPWTHEGGTWGLPGGARDSHETVVEAATREAREETRLDVSALVELARHVDDHGPWSYTYVVVEAPAGTRASVANPESDAVEWVDLDRVEQLPLHPALAVRWPVLRSLLEPR from the coding sequence CCCGCCGCAGCACGTCCTGCGCGCGGCGATGTGGCAGGCGGCGCGCTACGGCCTGGAAGGTGGGCTACTCGATCCCACAGCGGCTCGCACGGTCGCAGCCGACGACGTCGTCGACGCGCTCGTGCGACACGCCGAGCCGGGCCTGGAGCGCACCGGCGACGCGGACCTGGTGCGCCAGGGCCTGCAGCGGCTGCGGCGGGACGGCAACGGGGCGATGCGGCAACGACGCGCCTTCACCAGGGCCGGCTGGCCCGGCGTGCTCGACGTCGTGCGCGTCGACCCGCACGCCGCGCTGGCTCGCCCGACGACCGGTGACGGCAACGGCTGGGTGCAGTGCGCCTGTGGCGGCAAGCACTGGGGACGCCACGGGGCGGCGGGACTGCTCGCGCGACGGCCGGGCGACCGCGGGCCGCAGGTGCTGCTGCAGCTGCGCGCCCCCTGGACCCACGAGGGCGGAACGTGGGGACTGCCGGGCGGCGCCCGCGACAGCCACGAGACCGTCGTCGAGGCCGCGACCCGCGAGGCGCGTGAGGAGACCCGCCTCGACGTCTCCGCACTCGTGGAGCTGGCCCGCCACGTCGACGACCACGGGCCGTGGTCGTACACCTACGTGGTGGTCGAGGCACCGGCCGGCACCCGCGCGAGCGTCGCGAACCCGGAGTCCGACGCGGTCGAGTGGGTCGACCTCGACCGGGTCGAGCAGCTGCCGCTGCACCCCGCGCTGGCGGTGCGCTGGCCCGTGCTGCGCAGCCTGCTCGAGCCGCGCTGA
- a CDS encoding homoserine O-acetyltransferase produces the protein MGRRRTVGVGTITLEARGALPDVEVAYETWGTLNAARDNAVLVLHALTGDSHVAGPAGPGHPTPGWWDALVGPGRPLDTDRWFVVAPNVLGGCQGTTGPSSAAPDGRAWGSRFPFITVRDQVEAEVRLADQLGIESWASVIGGSMGGMRVLEWAVTHPQRLRSAVVLASAAAASAEQIAWCQPQLLAIRSDPHWAGGDYHHADGPGPQTGLGIARRIAHVTYRSEQELADRFGRSAQGEEQPIGGSGRYAVESYLDHHAAKLARRFDAGSYVVLTEAMSSHDVGRGRGGATAALARVTCDLVVAAVDTDRLYPPRLSQEIVAAAPTARPLRTIHSPYGHDGFLIETAQVGELVREALPADVRCR, from the coding sequence GTGGGTCGACGACGCACCGTCGGCGTCGGCACCATCACGCTCGAGGCACGTGGCGCCCTGCCGGACGTCGAGGTGGCGTACGAGACCTGGGGCACGCTGAACGCGGCGCGCGACAACGCGGTGTTGGTGCTGCACGCGCTCACCGGTGACAGCCACGTGGCTGGCCCGGCCGGCCCCGGCCACCCGACGCCGGGCTGGTGGGACGCGCTCGTCGGTCCGGGCCGCCCCCTCGACACCGACCGCTGGTTCGTGGTGGCGCCGAACGTCCTGGGCGGATGCCAGGGCACCACGGGGCCGTCGTCCGCGGCGCCGGACGGTCGGGCGTGGGGTTCGCGTTTCCCGTTCATCACGGTGCGCGACCAGGTCGAGGCCGAGGTGCGGCTCGCCGACCAGCTGGGCATCGAGAGCTGGGCGAGCGTCATCGGTGGCTCGATGGGTGGCATGCGCGTGCTCGAGTGGGCGGTGACCCACCCGCAGCGACTGCGGTCGGCGGTGGTGCTGGCGTCGGCGGCCGCAGCGAGCGCCGAGCAGATCGCCTGGTGCCAACCGCAGCTGCTCGCCATCCGCAGCGACCCGCACTGGGCAGGAGGCGACTACCACCACGCCGACGGCCCGGGGCCGCAGACTGGGCTCGGCATCGCCCGCCGCATCGCGCACGTGACCTACCGCAGCGAGCAGGAGCTGGCCGACCGTTTCGGCCGCTCTGCGCAGGGGGAGGAGCAGCCGATCGGCGGGTCCGGGCGCTACGCGGTCGAGAGCTATCTCGACCACCACGCCGCCAAGCTCGCGCGCCGGTTCGACGCCGGTTCGTACGTGGTGCTCACCGAGGCGATGAGCTCGCACGACGTGGGACGCGGCCGCGGTGGTGCCACCGCAGCACTGGCGCGCGTCACGTGCGACCTGGTCGTGGCGGCGGTCGACACCGACCGGCTGTACCCGCCACGGCTGTCGCAGGAGATCGTGGCGGCCGCACCGACCGCGCGGCCGCTGCGCACCATCCACTCGCCGTACGGCCACGACGGGTTCCTGATCGAGACCGCCCAGGTGGGCGAGCTCGTGCGCGAGGCGCTGCCAGCCGACGTTCGCTGCCGCTGA
- a CDS encoding sulfurtransferase: protein MTAPLDTDPKLAEYAHPERLVTTAWLAEHLADPGLVVVESDEDVLLYDSGHIPGAVKVDWHTDLNDPVTRDYVDGAGFARLMSSRGISRDTTVVIYGDKSNWWAAYALWVFTLFGHEDVRLLDGGRAKWVEEGRELTREVPERPTVDYPVVERDDAPIRAYKDDVLAHLGQPLVDVRSPGEFTGELLHMPDYPQEGAVRGGHVPGAHNVPWARAAADDATFRPRAELESIYLTEKGLSPSDDVIAYCRIGERSSHTWFVLTHLLGFDHVRNYDGSWTEWGNAVRVPIEVGPERDAGTQGA, encoded by the coding sequence GTGACCGCCCCGCTCGACACCGACCCGAAGCTCGCCGAGTACGCCCACCCCGAGCGGCTGGTGACCACCGCCTGGCTCGCGGAGCACCTCGCCGACCCCGGCCTGGTCGTGGTGGAGTCCGACGAGGACGTCCTGCTGTACGACAGCGGTCACATCCCCGGCGCGGTCAAGGTCGACTGGCACACCGACCTCAACGACCCTGTCACCCGTGACTACGTCGACGGCGCCGGCTTCGCTCGCCTGATGAGTAGCCGAGGCATCTCCCGCGACACCACCGTCGTGATCTACGGCGACAAGAGCAACTGGTGGGCGGCGTACGCGCTGTGGGTGTTCACCCTCTTCGGCCACGAGGACGTGCGCCTGCTCGACGGCGGACGCGCCAAGTGGGTCGAGGAGGGCCGCGAGCTGACCCGCGAGGTGCCAGAGCGACCGACAGTCGACTACCCCGTCGTCGAGCGCGACGACGCCCCGATTCGTGCCTACAAGGACGACGTGCTGGCGCACCTGGGGCAGCCCCTGGTCGACGTCCGCTCCCCCGGTGAGTTCACCGGTGAGCTGCTGCACATGCCCGACTACCCGCAGGAGGGTGCGGTGCGCGGCGGCCACGTGCCGGGTGCCCACAACGTTCCGTGGGCGCGCGCGGCCGCCGACGACGCGACGTTCCGCCCGCGGGCGGAGCTGGAGTCGATCTACCTGACCGAGAAGGGGCTGTCGCCGTCCGACGACGTCATCGCCTACTGCCGCATCGGTGAGCGCTCGTCGCACACGTGGTTCGTCCTCACGCACCTGCTGGGCTTCGACCACGTTCGCAACTACGACGGCTCGTGGACCGAGTGGGGCAACGCCGTGCGCGTTCCCATCGAGGTCGGACCCGAGCGCGACGCCGGCACGCAAGGGGCCTGA
- a CDS encoding YkvA family protein — protein MARWRKTTAFVALARALRGAGRDGAPGVGERLAALPRLVVATLTGRYRGTTRGQLGLLALGVLYAVSPVDLVPEAIIPLIGLADDAFVVTWVAGRVLAETEAFLCWERSEPAGRRPHVVPGQVVR, from the coding sequence ATGGCCCGGTGGCGCAAGACCACGGCGTTCGTCGCGCTGGCCCGCGCCCTGCGGGGCGCCGGACGCGATGGCGCGCCCGGGGTCGGTGAGCGCCTCGCCGCGCTGCCCCGGCTCGTCGTGGCGACCCTGACCGGCCGCTACCGCGGTACGACCCGCGGTCAGCTCGGGTTGCTGGCGCTCGGCGTGCTCTACGCGGTGTCGCCGGTCGACCTGGTGCCCGAGGCGATCATCCCCCTGATCGGGCTCGCGGACGACGCGTTCGTCGTCACGTGGGTGGCTGGCCGCGTGCTCGCCGAGACCGAGGCGTTCTTGTGTTGGGAGCGTTCGGAGCCCGCCGGCCGGCGACCGCACGTCGTCCCCGGGCAGGTCGTGCGCTGA
- a CDS encoding EcsC family protein, with the protein MPDARQDDPQGLAAHAGKVVEQLLDVGLDGRGPFDSAQKVADSARSDHGDTERSVDAVVRSHLRLAAAGGFVTGLGGFVTLPVALPANILGFYAVATRMVGSVASLRGYDLRQTGVREAVMLTLVGADAADLLAKAGVRTSGRLASLAAQRLPGPAIMVINKGIGFRLVSQVGKSALSRFGKGVPVVGGVVGAGVDLYLMRRIAESGRREFPQAVTAR; encoded by the coding sequence GTGCCCGACGCACGTCAGGACGACCCCCAGGGTCTGGCCGCCCACGCCGGCAAGGTCGTCGAGCAGCTGCTCGACGTCGGCCTGGACGGTCGTGGCCCGTTCGACTCGGCACAGAAGGTGGCCGACTCGGCGCGTAGCGACCACGGCGACACCGAGCGTTCGGTGGACGCCGTCGTGCGCTCGCACCTGCGGCTCGCGGCGGCCGGTGGGTTCGTCACCGGCCTCGGTGGTTTCGTCACCCTGCCGGTCGCGCTGCCCGCCAACATCCTGGGCTTCTACGCGGTGGCGACGCGCATGGTGGGGTCGGTCGCGAGCCTGCGCGGCTACGACCTGCGCCAGACCGGCGTGCGCGAGGCCGTCATGCTCACCTTGGTGGGCGCGGACGCCGCTGACCTGCTCGCGAAGGCGGGCGTCCGCACGAGCGGGCGACTGGCCAGCCTCGCGGCTCAGCGGCTGCCCGGGCCGGCGATCATGGTGATCAACAAGGGGATCGGTTTCCGTCTGGTCAGCCAGGTGGGCAAGTCGGCCCTCTCGCGCTTCGGCAAGGGCGTGCCCGTGGTCGGTGGCGTCGTCGGCGCCGGCGTCGACCTCTACCTCATGCGGCGGATCGCGGAGAGCGGCCGCCGCGAGTTCCCGCAGGCGGTCACGGCCCGCTGA
- a CDS encoding ATP-dependent DNA ligase — translation MRGVLLQEVATASADVRSTGGRRAKVARLAACLRDAAATGDAHLVAVVFSYLTGVLPQRRTGLGPAALREAPRPSPGSEAALTVEQVDAAFTTAEALTGAGSTTSRRTLLHQLLAHATVQEWQLLAGLVTGELRQGAQEGLLLDALAEAAQVPAPLVRRAVTVAGSASEVAVAALVGDAEALSRFTLRVGTPLGPMLARSAPDVATAVHQVSPAAVEWKLDGSRVQVHRDGDDVRVFTRSLDDITSRVPEVVQAALQLPVRSVVLDGEAIALRPDGRPRPFQQTSARVAVQDATRAEQAVRQWPLTTYLFDVLHLDGDDLTVQPLRLRRQALERFAPPHLVVPHLVVDDGDGASASTRTAQEFADDAIARGHEGVVVKALDAPYEMGRRGAGWVKVKPVHTFDLVVLAAEWGHGRRTGKLSNLHLGALDPDGDHGPPGGHVMLGKTFKGLTDALLAWQTDALLALADGPTDDWVVPVRPELVVEVAIDGVQTSSRYPAGIALRFARVVRYRPDKTAQQADTVATLQALLPR, via the coding sequence ATGAGGGGCGTGCTGCTCCAAGAGGTCGCCACCGCCAGCGCCGACGTCCGCTCGACCGGCGGGCGCCGTGCCAAGGTCGCGCGGCTCGCCGCGTGCCTGCGTGATGCGGCGGCCACGGGTGACGCGCACCTGGTCGCAGTGGTGTTCAGCTACCTCACCGGAGTTCTGCCACAACGACGCACCGGGCTGGGTCCGGCGGCGCTGCGTGAGGCGCCGCGGCCTTCGCCGGGCAGCGAGGCGGCGCTCACCGTGGAGCAGGTGGACGCCGCCTTCACCACGGCTGAGGCGCTCACCGGCGCGGGGTCGACCACCTCACGGCGCACGCTGCTGCACCAGCTGCTGGCCCACGCCACGGTGCAGGAGTGGCAGCTGCTCGCGGGGCTCGTCACCGGCGAGCTGCGTCAGGGGGCGCAGGAGGGCCTGCTGCTGGACGCACTGGCCGAGGCCGCCCAGGTGCCGGCACCGCTCGTGCGACGCGCGGTCACCGTGGCGGGTTCGGCGTCCGAGGTGGCCGTGGCTGCGCTCGTGGGCGACGCCGAGGCGCTGTCCCGGTTCACGCTGCGAGTGGGAACCCCGCTGGGCCCCATGCTCGCGCGGTCCGCTCCAGACGTCGCCACCGCCGTGCACCAGGTCAGTCCCGCCGCTGTGGAGTGGAAGCTCGACGGCAGCCGCGTGCAGGTGCACCGCGACGGTGACGACGTCCGCGTCTTCACCCGCAGCCTCGACGACATCACCTCGCGCGTGCCGGAGGTCGTCCAGGCCGCACTGCAGCTGCCCGTGCGGTCGGTGGTGCTCGACGGCGAGGCCATCGCCCTGCGCCCCGACGGACGGCCCCGGCCCTTCCAGCAGACGTCGGCGCGCGTAGCGGTGCAGGACGCCACGCGGGCCGAGCAGGCCGTACGCCAGTGGCCGCTCACGACGTACCTCTTCGACGTCCTGCACCTCGACGGTGACGACCTCACGGTGCAGCCCCTTCGCCTGCGACGCCAGGCCCTCGAGCGCTTCGCTCCCCCGCACCTCGTGGTTCCGCACTTGGTGGTCGACGACGGCGACGGCGCGTCAGCGAGCACGCGCACCGCCCAGGAGTTCGCTGACGACGCGATCGCGCGCGGCCACGAGGGCGTGGTGGTGAAGGCGCTCGACGCGCCGTACGAGATGGGGCGGCGCGGCGCCGGGTGGGTGAAGGTCAAGCCGGTGCACACGTTCGACCTCGTGGTGCTGGCCGCGGAGTGGGGCCACGGCCGGCGCACCGGCAAGCTGTCGAACCTGCACCTCGGCGCGCTCGACCCCGACGGCGACCACGGCCCTCCGGGCGGCCACGTCATGCTGGGCAAGACCTTCAAGGGCCTCACGGACGCGCTGCTCGCGTGGCAGACCGACGCCCTGCTGGCCTTGGCCGACGGGCCGACCGACGACTGGGTGGTGCCCGTGCGCCCGGAGCTGGTCGTCGAGGTGGCGATCGACGGCGTGCAGACCTCGTCGCGCTACCCGGCCGGCATCGCGCTGCGGTTCGCGCGCGTGGTGCGCTACCGCCCCGACAAGACGGCGCAGCAGGCCGACACCGTGGCGACGCTGCAGGCGCTGCTACCCCGATGA
- a CDS encoding helix-turn-helix domain-containing protein — translation MIMIEGTNYMTVRELAHLHGVTVGTARNWRAEGREPVEGLKLGHSVLYREADVLKDIASNGRRARQ, via the coding sequence ATGATCATGATCGAGGGAACCAACTACATGACGGTGCGCGAGCTGGCGCACCTGCACGGCGTCACTGTCGGCACCGCTCGCAACTGGCGGGCTGAGGGACGAGAGCCAGTCGAGGGGCTCAAGCTCGGGCACTCGGTGCTCTACCGAGAGGCGGACGTGCTCAAGGACATCGCCAGCAACGGGCGACGGGCTCGCCAGTGA